The segment TCAGTTTTTGATATAGTTTCTATAACTTCTTCATAGTTTTCAATCAAATCTGACAGGTTTTCAGCAGAGGTTTTAACCAGCTTTGTTTTTACTGGTACAGAGTTAATTCCTAAATAATTAAATATTTTATCTAGGGTGTCTTGATGTTTATCAGAATTCAAAAGTTCATTTTCATAAACAATTCTTAAATGAGGTACATCTTTTAACACTTTCTGCTCTTCATCGTAATTATGCTTGTTTAATTTTATCCTTTTCATGAGTTGCTGACAATTAATGTAAGTTTTATTAATGGAATATTCTCGTTCTCGATCGACAATCCATATATCTCTATTTACAGCTATTAATTCTGAAATAGCCTGTCTCACAATATTTAATCGATTAATATAAACTATTTCCCACCTTTTTTGATATAAAGTGTCTAAAAAAGAAGTGTAGTCAGAATATCGCATAATTTGATTTATCTTTATATTACAACCGTAATATTTTTTCATTTTTTTGTGACTTATATTTATACTTCTCCCATTTAAGTAAAGATAGGGATAAGTAACTTTTTTAATTATTTTGTTTGAAGCATCCCAAAATATTTCTCCCTCACAATAAATTTCTGGATGGGAATTAAACAAATTTCTAAGTAAATTACTACCTGTTCTTATTTGGGCAAAAATAACAAATTTCTTTTTAGGTAAATTTGCTGGCTCATTCATTTCTTTATTATTCTCCTTTGTGAGCAGCTATATAAATTGAAAATATCCTAATTCTTCGCACGTCGCCTATCCAATGAGGCTTTAATCAGACGCACGTAATCTGTCCGCGATTCACGCTGACGAATCCCTAGATTTGTTTCATGTAAACGCCGCCACATCAACAATTCTGGTAACATTTTTGCCCGAATTCCTAAGTCAGTTGCCAGTGAATACCAACTGATGAATTCTCCCATTTGCAAGTGAGTTTCAAATTTTCCTACTCGCTCAAAAGTTTCCCTTTTGACTAACATAGTTCCCGGATGGTATCCTGCCATTAATCCAGGCGGACAGTGGATCTTATTTTTAACTGTTTCATCCAATTCTGGACTGTGAAACTGTTGAATATGTCCGAAAACCATATCAATTTCTGGTTCATTTTCCAATACTTGCATTTGCCGGATTAATTTATCCTGTACCCAAAAGTCATCAGCATCAAGAAAGGCGAAAAAATTTCCTTGCGCTACATCTGTACCGTAATTTCTCGCCGCACCTGCACCGCTTTGAGGTTGGTAATAATATCTGACAGATGCAGAAAATTTTTGAGCTATCTCTGCACTGCGATCGGTTGAACCATCGTTTACTATAATAGTTTCAATTGGTTGATAAGTTTGATTGAGTACGCTTTCGATCGCTTCTGCTAGATAGCGATCGCAATTATAAACGGGTATGATGACACTAACTAACGGAGAATTTTGCATTTTTATGCCTGCTTCATTTGTTTTGAGAAAGAAACTCGAAAATCACCTGCGGGATTTGCTCTATATCCGTACCGAGTTCTAGATAATAACACTGTAATTGATTTACTACGTTCGTCATAATTTCACACGCTTCCTTTCCCGCGCCAGACAACTGCATGATGGTACTCGGAACCAATGCTGCCAATCCGGTAGCTGTGGATGTGGGTGTTAATGTGGTATTCGGTTTTCCGGTAATGCGGGGAATTAGAAGGGCGCGAAGAGGGAAAGTCGATATAATTTTATTAGGAAAATAGTCGTTTAAAAAATAAACGGCTTTTTCGGAGTCTAAGCGATCGCGATTGCTAATTGCTGCCGCCAAAAACGGTAATCTTTCGATATCATCGGCATTTTTTTTGCCTGTACTGTAAATACTAAAAGCGGTGGGTTTTGGTTCGGCAGTGATTAAACTATAATCATCACTAGCATAGAAAAATTCTGAATTCAAACAAGCTAAAGCAGTAGTCGATTTTCCCGATCCTCCTTTACCAACTAGCAACACGCCACCACTCGGCAAACCTACTGCACCTGCATGAACTAATTGAATTTGGTGCTGACTCATCCAGATGTGAAAAATAGTTCGCAGACAAGCACCTGTTTCCCAATAAGGAATTTGTTTTATACTATCAACCCAATAGATGCCTAAATTGCGATCGCGATCTAAAAGACTTAACGCATACGCACCCCATTGGAAACTGGTATGAATGCGATCGGTATTGAAACCCTTAATTTCTCCGCGTTTGGGATGATAATCGTTTCTCTGCCAAGGTGGAGGTGGCATTACCGTATTTGTCGAGGCGCTATCCCACAAACAAACTGTAAGTGCTGGATCTGAAAATGGTTCTGTTTCTAAGTGTGCTAAAGCCGGAGTCATGTACGGAATTAAGGCGGCACCAGCAAAACGCAACCGAATTTTAAACCCAGCTATACAATAAAAACGGTCAATACAACCCCCCGCCGAAACTTCGGCTTTTTCATATAATTCATAAACATTGTTGAAAAAATCGAGAGGGTTTCTCTGCTCAGTTTCGCTTAAATTATCTGAATTTCCCAAAGTATTTGGAATCCTCACAGACTTGCTAATTTTATTTTCTGCAAAGCACTAGTTGTTAAAAAATTTGGGAGGATAGTACCTCCCATCATCTCAAGAATTAATCTTTAATCTTGGCACTAGGCCAACCCATTTGCTCGTCAACTTCATGGATCGGATCTAAAGCCAGCAATTCTTCCATATCCGTGTATTTTTGCAAGCTTGGCGGCTCAAAAGGTAATTTTTCTGCGTTAGGAATTGCTTGGGTTTGAGCGCTAGATATATTGTTGTTACTTATCTCATTTCCCGTGTCAACAACAATCAGTTCTTCCTTTTGTAATTGTTCGATAAAATCGTTGACAGTCTTCTCTATTGTTTCGCGATCGCCTTCGTAGCGCTGAATTATTTTCAATCCAACCTCGCCTCTAGAAAGTCCTCTTGTCAGGCCATTCCAAATATCGGCTCCAGCTTTCACTAAACTAAAATAATCTCCCTTTTCCAAATTAACTAGTACGACTTCACCATCTATTGTTTCGTGAACAACCTTAGGCGCATTAACCCTGAATTTTAAAAAATGATTCATGATAGATTATTTTTATGTTACTTCGATTTTAACAAAGTGATATTCGGTCGCTCGACCTTACTTAATTATCTGTTAACCTAATACCCGTGTCAAACCAAAATGCGATCGATTTTAAATACTTAAAGAAAATTTATTTATTCTTCATCCTTTCCAAACCTAAAATTTAAAATCGAAAGCTCGTAGGAGCGAAGCACCAAATGCTGACCGCCTCTAGCGCGAACTTGCTCCATTAATTTTACCCAATCCAATGGGGATGAGAGCGAATATACTTGGCTAGAGCGCAAATGCGAGCAAGTTCAAGCCAACACTCTTTCGTTCTGTGAGACTCTGAAGACTAGCAACTTAGCACGGGAAAAAGAAGTGTTTTTAGGAATCAGGAGTCGGAACTCAAAATTAAGAATTACCCATGTTTTTCTCTCCTAATCCTTAATTATCAAATCACAGTGTCAAATAAACATCGTTTCATCATTATTGCGATCGTCTTCATTCCCATCGTAAGCAGTTGTTGATGCTCCTTCCCGTTCGATCAAGAGAATCGTAGCATCAGCTTCTGGGACGCTAGCATTTTTATCACTACTAATCATAGGCGAGGGGCGATTTACACTTGACAAGCTAGCCAGAGCTTGCTGACAAGCCCTATACTGTTTCCAAGAAAATAAAGCACCGCCTTTTTCGGCTAAATCTCTGGTCAGATCGTCTAGTTGAGCTTCAAATAAACAAGCATTCGTAAAGCTGCACAGATGAAGATTAGCCCCTAGTAAATTCGCCCCAGAAAGATTAGCACCTTCTAGATTAGCAGCAGAAAGATTAGCGTTGGATAGATTAGCATTAGTGAGGTTTGACCAAGACAAATTAGCTTCTTGGAGATTCGAGCCGGCTAAATTAGCCCCGATCAGATCCGCCCCAAAAAAATTGGTTTTCCAGAAATTTACTCCCGGCAGCATAGCATAATTTAAACAAGCTTTAGTTAAATTCAATAACATCAAGTTCGTTTGCGATCGCTGCCAGAAAATATCCGGTGATAAAACAGCAGTGCGTCCGATCGAACTCAGGAATCGATCCGGATCGAAATCTTCAGGATTATTCGGATCTCCACAAGGAGAAAACGGCATTTGCACTACTTGATAACCAGCAGAAAGCAGCAGAAAAATATTTAAACCAACTGCGGCTTCGACTTGCAAAACATTTACCGGATTGCCTAGAGATTGGAAATAAGCGCGAGTAGCGTGAGTTACCCCCTCATCCAACCACCTACTGCGACAATAAGCGCGATAGAAACTATACAAGCGCGGTAGCAAAGCTGCAAAAGAAAATGAAGCGCGATCGCGAGATTCTTCGCGCCGCAGACGTTCGATCGCTAATTGTTGAATTTCCGCCGAAAGGATGCCATATCCTAACAACTTATATAATTGTTCGGCAACCGCAGTAGGGGAATCGATCGCAAAAGTGACTTCTCCATAACTGTCTGCTACTTTGCGAGTGAG is part of the Leptolyngbyaceae cyanobacterium genome and harbors:
- a CDS encoding PqqD family protein, producing MNHFLKFRVNAPKVVHETIDGEVVLVNLEKGDYFSLVKAGADIWNGLTRGLSRGEVGLKIIQRYEGDRETIEKTVNDFIEQLQKEELIVVDTGNEISNNNISSAQTQAIPNAEKLPFEPPSLQKYTDMEELLALDPIHEVDEQMGWPSAKIKD
- a CDS encoding glycosyltransferase family A protein, whose amino-acid sequence is MQNSPLVSVIIPVYNCDRYLAEAIESVLNQTYQPIETIIVNDGSTDRSAEIAQKFSASVRYYYQPQSGAGAARNYGTDVAQGNFFAFLDADDFWVQDKLIRQMQVLENEPEIDMVFGHIQQFHSPELDETVKNKIHCPPGLMAGYHPGTMLVKRETFERVGKFETHLQMGEFISWYSLATDLGIRAKMLPELLMWRRLHETNLGIRQRESRTDYVRLIKASLDRRRAKN
- a CDS encoding serine kinase: MRIPNTLGNSDNLSETEQRNPLDFFNNVYELYEKAEVSAGGCIDRFYCIAGFKIRLRFAGAALIPYMTPALAHLETEPFSDPALTVCLWDSASTNTVMPPPPWQRNDYHPKRGEIKGFNTDRIHTSFQWGAYALSLLDRDRNLGIYWVDSIKQIPYWETGACLRTIFHIWMSQHQIQLVHAGAVGLPSGGVLLVGKGGSGKSTTALACLNSEFFYASDDYSLITAEPKPTAFSIYSTGKKNADDIERLPFLAAAISNRDRLDSEKAVYFLNDYFPNKIISTFPLRALLIPRITGKPNTTLTPTSTATGLAALVPSTIMQLSGAGKEACEIMTNVVNQLQCYYLELGTDIEQIPQVIFEFLSQNK